From the genome of Yersinia enterocolitica, one region includes:
- a CDS encoding ribonucleoside-diphosphate reductase subunit alpha, translating into MNQSLLVTKRDGSKERINLDKIHRVIDWAAEGLHNVSVSQVELRSHIQFYDGIKTADIHETIIKAAADLISRDAPDYQYLAARLAIFHLRKKAYGQFEPPKLVDHVAKMVEMGKYDKHLLEDYTAEEFEQMDTFIDHWRDMNFSYAAVKQLEGKYLVQNRVSGEIYESAQFLYILVSACLFSNYPRETRLDYVKRFYDAVSTFKISLPTPIMSGVRTPTRQFSSCVLIECGDSLDSINATSSAIVKYVSQRAGIGINAGRIRALGSPIRGGEAFHTGCIPFYKHFQTAVKSCSQGGVRGGAATLFYPMWHLEVESLLVLKNNRGVEGNRVRHMDYGVQINKLMYQRLLKGEDITLFSPSDVPGLYDAFFADQDEFERLYTQYEQDSSIRKQRVKAVELFSLMMQERASTGRIYIQNVDHCNTHSPFDPKIAPVRQSNLCLEIALPTKPLNDINDENGEIALCTLSAFNLGAIDSLDDLEELAVLAVRALDALLDYQDYPIAAAQRGAMGRRTLGIGVINFAYYLAKNGVRYSDGSANNLTHRTFEAIQYYLLKASNALAREQGACQWFNETTYSQGILPIDTYKKDLDAISNEPLHYDWETLRNDIKTHGLRNSTLSALMPSETSSQISNATNGIEPPRGYVSIKASKDGILRQVVPEYERLKDAYELLWDMPNNDGYLQLVGLMQKFVDQAISANTNYDPTRFPSGKVPMKQLLKDLLTTYKFGVKTLYYQNTRDGADDVQEDIQSQPGDDDCEGGACKI; encoded by the coding sequence ATGAACCAAAGCCTACTTGTTACTAAACGCGATGGCAGCAAAGAACGCATCAATCTGGATAAAATCCACCGGGTCATCGACTGGGCCGCAGAAGGTTTACATAACGTCTCGGTCTCTCAAGTAGAATTGCGTTCACACATTCAGTTTTATGATGGCATTAAGACTGCCGATATCCATGAAACTATCATCAAAGCAGCGGCCGATCTTATCTCGCGCGATGCGCCTGACTATCAGTATCTGGCTGCGCGTCTGGCTATTTTCCATCTGCGCAAAAAAGCCTATGGCCAGTTTGAACCGCCAAAACTCGTCGATCATGTCGCGAAAATGGTGGAAATGGGTAAATACGACAAGCATCTGCTGGAAGATTATACCGCAGAAGAATTCGAACAGATGGACACTTTCATCGACCATTGGCGCGATATGAACTTCTCCTACGCTGCAGTTAAGCAGTTGGAGGGTAAATATCTGGTGCAGAACCGCGTCAGCGGTGAGATCTATGAAAGTGCCCAATTCCTGTACATTCTGGTTTCCGCCTGCCTGTTCTCTAACTACCCGCGCGAAACTCGTCTCGATTACGTGAAACGCTTCTATGATGCGGTTTCAACCTTTAAGATTTCGCTGCCGACACCGATTATGTCAGGGGTGCGTACCCCAACTCGTCAGTTCAGCTCTTGTGTGTTAATCGAGTGTGGTGACAGCCTGGATTCTATCAATGCCACCTCCAGTGCCATTGTTAAATATGTGTCACAGCGTGCCGGTATCGGTATCAATGCGGGTCGTATCCGTGCGTTAGGTAGCCCAATCCGTGGTGGTGAAGCTTTCCATACCGGTTGTATCCCGTTCTATAAACACTTCCAGACTGCGGTGAAATCCTGTTCACAGGGTGGCGTGCGTGGAGGTGCTGCCACGTTGTTCTACCCAATGTGGCATCTGGAAGTTGAAAGCCTACTGGTGTTGAAGAACAACCGTGGTGTTGAAGGCAACCGCGTGCGCCATATGGATTACGGCGTCCAAATCAACAAACTGATGTATCAACGCCTGCTAAAAGGTGAAGATATCACCCTGTTTAGCCCATCAGATGTACCGGGGCTATATGACGCGTTCTTCGCTGATCAGGATGAGTTTGAACGCCTTTATACCCAATACGAACAAGACAGCAGCATCCGTAAGCAACGGGTAAAAGCGGTTGAGTTATTCTCTCTGATGATGCAAGAGCGTGCTTCGACTGGCCGTATCTATATTCAGAACGTTGACCACTGCAACACCCACAGCCCGTTTGACCCGAAAATTGCCCCCGTGCGGCAGTCAAACCTGTGTCTGGAAATTGCATTACCAACCAAACCACTCAATGACATCAATGACGAGAATGGCGAAATTGCGCTCTGCACCCTGTCTGCCTTCAACTTAGGTGCCATTGATAGCCTTGACGATTTAGAAGAGTTGGCGGTACTGGCTGTACGTGCGCTGGATGCCTTGCTCGATTACCAAGATTACCCTATTGCCGCCGCGCAGCGTGGCGCGATGGGCCGTCGCACCTTAGGTATTGGGGTGATTAACTTTGCTTATTACTTGGCGAAGAATGGCGTGCGTTATTCCGATGGCAGCGCTAATAACCTGACTCACCGCACCTTCGAAGCGATTCAGTACTACTTGCTGAAAGCCTCTAACGCGTTGGCTCGTGAGCAAGGTGCCTGCCAGTGGTTCAATGAAACCACCTATTCGCAAGGTATTTTGCCGATCGATACCTATAAGAAAGATTTGGATGCCATCAGCAACGAGCCACTGCACTACGATTGGGAAACGCTGCGTAACGATATTAAGACTCACGGCCTGCGTAACTCCACACTGTCTGCGCTGATGCCATCTGAAACGTCTTCGCAGATCTCGAATGCCACTAATGGTATCGAGCCACCGCGTGGTTACGTCAGTATCAAAGCCTCGAAAGATGGCATTTTACGCCAGGTTGTGCCTGAATATGAGCGTTTGAAAGATGCTTACGAACTGCTGTGGGATATGCCAAATAATGATGGTTACCTGCAACTGGTCGGCTTAATGCAGAAATTCGTCGATCAGGCGATTTCAGCTAACACCAATTATGACCCAACCCGCTTCCCATCTGGCAAAGTGCCGATGAAGCAATTGCTGAAAGATTTGCTGACCACCTACAAATTTGGTGTGAAGACCCTTTACTATCAAAACACCCGCGACGGTGCTGATGATGTGCAGGAAGATATTCAAAGTCAGCCGGGTGATGATGACTGTGAAGGCGGCGCATGTAAGATCTGA
- a CDS encoding bifunctional 2-polyprenyl-6-hydroxyphenol methylase/3-demethylubiquinol 3-O-methyltransferase UbiG (Involved in ubiquinone biosynthesis), with protein MCVDNTASHQNVDEQEIAKFEAVASRWWDLEGEFKPLHRINPLRLDYILQRSGGIFDKKVLDVGCGGGILAESMAREGAHVTGLDMGYEPLQVARLHALETGTKLDYVQETVESHAQAHPQHYDVVTCMEMLEHVPDPASVIRACAQLVKPGGHVFFSTINRNTKSWLMAVVGAEYILKMVPKGTHDSKKFIRPSELIGWVDQTLLRERHIIGLHYNPITDRFKLGGNVDVNYMVHTQRDSE; from the coding sequence ATGTGTGTAGATAACACAGCTAGCCATCAGAATGTCGACGAGCAAGAAATCGCTAAATTTGAGGCAGTTGCCTCTCGCTGGTGGGATTTAGAAGGTGAATTCAAACCTCTTCATCGCATTAACCCGCTGCGTCTTGATTACATTTTACAGCGCTCTGGCGGTATTTTTGATAAGAAAGTGCTGGATGTCGGCTGCGGTGGTGGAATTTTGGCCGAAAGCATGGCTCGGGAAGGAGCACACGTCACCGGTCTGGACATGGGCTATGAGCCGTTGCAAGTGGCTCGCCTACATGCGCTGGAAACCGGTACCAAACTGGATTATGTACAAGAAACAGTTGAAAGCCACGCGCAAGCACACCCACAACACTACGATGTGGTGACCTGCATGGAGATGCTCGAACACGTGCCAGATCCCGCCTCGGTTATCCGCGCCTGCGCTCAATTGGTCAAACCCGGTGGCCACGTATTCTTTTCAACTATTAACCGCAATACCAAATCCTGGCTGATGGCCGTGGTCGGTGCAGAATATATATTGAAAATGGTTCCGAAAGGCACCCATGATTCGAAAAAATTTATTCGCCCATCAGAACTTATCGGTTGGGTTGATCAAACCCTGTTGCGTGAGCGCCACATTATCGGGCTACATTACAATCCGATAACAGATCGTTTTAAGCTTGGCGGTAATGTTGATGTGAATTATATGGTGCATACTCAACGAGATAGCGAATAA
- a CDS encoding DNA topoisomerase (ATP-hydrolyzing) subunit A: MSDLAREITPVNIEEELKSSYLDYAMSVIVGRALPDVRDGLKPVHRRVLYAMNVLGNDWNKPYKKSARVVGDVIGKYHPHGDSAVYDTIVRMAQPFSLRYMLVDGQGNFGSVDGDSAAAMRYTEIRMSKIAHELLADLEKDTVDFVPNYDGTEQIPAVMPTRIPNLLVNGSSGIAVGMATNIPPHNLSEVIDGCLALIEDENITIEGLMEFIPGPDFPTAAIINGRRGIEEAYRTGRGKVYIRARAEVEADAKTGRETIIVHEIPYQVNKARLIEKIAELVKEKRVEGISALRDESDKDGMRIVIEIKRDAVGEVVLNNLYSLTQLQVTFGINMVALSQGQPKLLNLKDILVAFVRHRREVVTRRTIFELRKARDRAHILEALAIALANIDPIIELIRRAATPAEAKAGLIANSWELGNVASMLERAGDDAARPEWLEAEYGIRDGRYFLTEQQAQAILDLRLQKLTGLEHEKLLDEYKELLTLIGELIFILENPDRLMEVIREELVAIKEQYNDARRTEITANTSDINIEDLINQEDVVVTLSHQGYVKYQPLTDYEAQRRGGKGKSAARIKEEDFIDRLLVANTHDTILCFSSRGRLYWMKVYQLPEASRGARGRPIVNLLPLEPNERITAILPVREYEEGRHIFMATASGTVKKTALTEFSRPRSAGIIAVNLNEGDELIGVDLTDGSNEVMLFSALGKVVRFPESQVRSMGRTATGVRGINLNGDDRVISLIIPRGDGEILTVTENGYGKRTAVEEYPTKSRATQGVISIKVSERNGKVVGAVQVAPTDQIMMITDAGTLVRTRVSEVSVVGRNTQGVTLIRTAEDEHVVGLQRVAEPEEDDEILDGESLEGEEGGEDDAALNTPEDEDAADEAEEGDAEDEDDNV; encoded by the coding sequence ATGAGCGACCTTGCCAGAGAAATAACACCGGTCAACATCGAGGAAGAGCTGAAAAGCTCCTATCTGGATTATGCGATGTCCGTTATTGTCGGACGTGCTTTACCAGATGTCCGGGATGGACTGAAACCGGTGCACCGTCGCGTACTGTATGCGATGAATGTACTGGGTAATGACTGGAATAAACCATACAAAAAATCGGCCCGTGTAGTCGGGGACGTTATCGGTAAATATCACCCGCATGGTGACAGCGCGGTCTACGACACAATTGTGCGTATGGCCCAGCCGTTCTCACTGCGCTATATGCTGGTGGATGGGCAGGGCAACTTCGGTTCCGTCGATGGCGATTCTGCTGCGGCGATGCGTTATACCGAAATCCGTATGTCTAAAATTGCTCACGAATTGTTAGCGGATTTAGAAAAAGATACCGTTGACTTCGTGCCTAACTATGATGGTACGGAACAGATCCCCGCAGTGATGCCAACCCGAATCCCTAACCTGTTGGTTAACGGTTCGTCAGGTATTGCCGTAGGGATGGCAACCAATATTCCGCCACATAACCTGTCTGAGGTTATTGATGGCTGTCTGGCTCTGATCGAAGATGAAAACATCACCATTGAAGGGTTGATGGAGTTCATTCCAGGTCCAGATTTCCCAACAGCCGCCATTATTAATGGTCGCCGTGGTATTGAAGAGGCTTATCGTACTGGCCGTGGCAAGGTCTATATCCGTGCCCGTGCTGAAGTTGAAGCTGACGCGAAAACCGGCCGTGAAACCATTATTGTTCACGAGATCCCGTATCAGGTGAACAAAGCACGGTTGATTGAGAAAATCGCTGAGCTGGTCAAAGAGAAACGCGTAGAAGGCATCAGCGCGTTACGTGATGAGTCTGATAAAGACGGCATGCGTATCGTGATTGAGATTAAACGTGACGCCGTCGGGGAAGTGGTTCTAAATAACCTCTATTCACTGACGCAACTTCAGGTGACTTTCGGTATCAATATGGTGGCTCTGTCTCAAGGGCAGCCTAAATTGCTTAACCTGAAAGACATTCTGGTTGCATTTGTGCGCCACCGTCGTGAAGTGGTGACGCGTCGTACCATTTTTGAACTGCGTAAAGCACGTGACCGCGCACACATCCTTGAAGCATTGGCAATTGCACTGGCTAACATCGATCCGATTATCGAATTGATCCGCCGTGCCGCCACTCCTGCTGAAGCCAAAGCGGGCTTGATTGCCAATTCATGGGAATTAGGCAACGTGGCGTCAATGTTGGAACGTGCCGGTGATGACGCTGCCCGCCCTGAGTGGCTGGAAGCTGAATACGGTATCCGTGACGGCAGATATTTCCTCACCGAGCAACAAGCTCAGGCAATCTTGGATCTGCGTTTGCAGAAACTGACGGGCCTGGAGCATGAAAAACTGCTGGATGAGTATAAAGAGCTGTTGACCTTAATTGGTGAGTTGATCTTTATTCTGGAAAACCCGGATCGCCTGATGGAGGTTATCCGTGAAGAATTGGTTGCTATCAAAGAGCAATATAACGACGCACGTCGTACTGAGATAACGGCTAATACTTCCGACATCAACATCGAAGATCTGATTAATCAGGAAGATGTGGTTGTGACGCTGTCCCATCAGGGCTACGTCAAATATCAACCGCTGACGGATTACGAAGCTCAGCGCCGTGGTGGTAAAGGTAAGTCGGCTGCCCGTATCAAAGAAGAAGACTTCATTGATCGTCTGTTGGTTGCCAATACCCATGATACTATTTTGTGCTTCTCCAGCCGTGGCCGTCTCTATTGGATGAAGGTCTATCAGTTGCCGGAAGCCAGCCGTGGTGCACGTGGTCGTCCGATCGTCAACTTATTGCCGCTTGAGCCAAATGAGCGTATTACCGCCATTCTGCCAGTGCGGGAATATGAAGAAGGCCGTCACATCTTTATGGCGACCGCCAGCGGCACTGTGAAGAAAACCGCTTTGACCGAGTTCAGTCGTCCACGCAGCGCCGGTATTATTGCCGTCAATCTGAATGAAGGCGATGAGCTGATTGGTGTGGATCTGACCGATGGCAGCAATGAAGTCATGCTGTTCTCTGCATTGGGTAAAGTGGTTCGCTTCCCTGAGTCACAGGTCCGTTCGATGGGCCGTACTGCGACCGGTGTACGTGGTATCAACCTCAATGGTGATGATCGGGTTATTTCTCTGATTATCCCACGTGGTGATGGCGAAATCTTGACTGTGACTGAAAACGGTTATGGTAAGCGTACCGCAGTGGAAGAGTACCCAACCAAGTCCCGTGCGACTCAGGGTGTTATCTCCATTAAAGTCAGTGAGCGTAATGGTAAGGTTGTGGGGGCTGTTCAGGTGGCTCCGACTGACCAGATCATGATGATCACCGATGCGGGTACTCTGGTACGTACTCGCGTATCTGAGGTGAGTGTCGTGGGGCGTAATACCCAAGGTGTGACGCTGATCCGTACCGCAGAAGATGAGCATGTCGTTGGTCTGCAACGTGTTGCTGAGCCAGAAGAGGATGATGAAATCCTTGATGGCGAATCATTAGAAGGTGAAGAGGGCGGCGAAGACGATGCTGCACTGAATACACCAGAAGATGAAGATGCTGCTGATGAAGCAGAAGAAGGCGATGCTGAAGATGAGGACGACAACGTATAA
- a CDS encoding two-component system sensor histidine kinase RcsC yields the protein MKYLSSFRTTLKISRYLFRVLAIMLWSLGALLTTFYILNILNEKKSDIRQEYNTNFEQAQSYIRHSADIIRDIKYMAENRLNQDSASSDIAAGAFIKNKTTPQYYPLNTGADCAALNSSRHSSLSSLSNLILYWKENFAAAYDLNRIFFIGSDTLCMVDFDIRNTPMEQESLLKSLNENILKYRDAKNQDKDSTLYWIVPGVRPEIGTLYVLTPLYVGNKLEAMVGTEQTIRLEDFISSGTLPVGVTLLDQDNEPVLRLATGERYASMLDDYPDSPSYFGYVDDYNSLILKKNLLPSTLSIAYSLPVRTIIDTFKLLIFNAFLLNALSGVVIFTLAWLFERKMFHPAEDNALRLEEHEQFNRKIVASAPVGISILRISDGTNILSNELAHNYINLLTNEDRERITRIICEQQANFVDVMTSNNNNLQISFVHSRYRNEDVAICVLVDVSSRVKMEESLQEMAAAAEQASQSKSMFLATVSHELRTPLYGIIGNLDLLQTKELPHGVERLVTAMNNSSGLLLKIISDILDFSKIESEQLKIEPSEFSTVEVITHITANYLPLVVKKRLGLYCFIEPDVPRQMLGDPVRLQQVISNLLNNAIKFTDTGCIILQVRVRGDYLEFRVRDTGVGINSREINQLFDPFFQVGTGVQRHFQGTGLGLAICEKLVNLMDGDVEVVSELGMGSIFAIRIPLYFAENGNRAKNAVLPQSDRWQGKTLWLDIRNARLESYLLDLLRHFGATIRRYSNEQTLQDQVLICDYLPQINAPLSTWIQISIEHIGLPQETRPGYWLLSTSTLLEIIPLLDQILLEQQLVECAPLQLPAPKANQDENADLQILVVDDHPINRRLLADQLTTLGYQVITANDGLDALAVLSANNVDIVLTDVNMPNMDGYRLTQRLRQLNHHFPIIGVTANALAEGKQRCIEAGMDNCLSKPVTLDTLRQMLVYYSDKVRRSR from the coding sequence TTGAAATATCTCTCTTCATTTCGCACGACACTGAAAATATCCCGTTACTTGTTTCGGGTATTGGCCATTATGTTATGGTCACTTGGTGCACTGTTGACCACTTTTTATATCCTGAACATCCTCAACGAGAAAAAATCTGACATCCGTCAGGAATATAATACTAACTTTGAGCAGGCTCAGAGCTACATCAGGCACTCTGCCGATATCATCCGCGATATCAAATATATGGCGGAAAACAGATTAAATCAGGATTCGGCGAGCAGTGATATCGCTGCTGGCGCTTTTATCAAAAACAAAACGACACCACAATATTATCCGCTTAATACCGGTGCGGATTGTGCTGCACTTAATTCGTCGCGCCACTCTTCATTAAGTTCTCTTAGTAACCTGATTCTGTACTGGAAAGAGAACTTTGCCGCAGCTTATGACCTTAACCGGATATTCTTTATTGGCAGCGACACGCTGTGCATGGTGGATTTCGATATTCGCAATACCCCGATGGAGCAGGAGAGTCTGCTTAAGTCATTGAATGAAAATATTTTAAAATATCGAGATGCAAAAAATCAGGATAAAGACAGCACGTTGTATTGGATAGTACCGGGTGTGCGGCCTGAAATTGGTACCTTATATGTCCTGACCCCCCTCTATGTGGGCAACAAGCTAGAGGCAATGGTGGGTACTGAGCAAACTATCCGCCTGGAGGATTTTATCTCTTCCGGGACATTGCCTGTCGGCGTGACATTACTTGATCAGGATAATGAGCCGGTATTACGGTTAGCAACAGGGGAACGGTATGCTTCGATGTTAGACGATTACCCTGATTCTCCGTCTTATTTTGGCTACGTTGATGACTACAACTCGCTTATTCTAAAAAAGAATTTACTGCCATCAACCCTCAGCATCGCTTATTCCTTGCCGGTTAGAACGATAATAGATACATTCAAGTTATTAATTTTTAATGCATTTCTTCTGAATGCGCTTTCTGGTGTTGTGATCTTTACTCTGGCGTGGCTATTTGAGCGAAAAATGTTCCATCCAGCAGAAGATAACGCTTTGAGGCTGGAGGAACATGAACAGTTCAACCGCAAAATTGTCGCTTCGGCTCCTGTGGGCATTTCTATTCTGCGCATTAGTGACGGGACCAATATCCTCAGCAATGAATTGGCACATAATTATATTAATTTGCTGACGAATGAGGATCGCGAACGTATTACACGCATTATTTGTGAGCAGCAGGCGAACTTTGTCGATGTCATGACCAGCAATAACAATAATCTACAAATTAGCTTTGTTCACTCCCGTTATCGTAATGAAGATGTGGCTATCTGTGTGCTGGTTGACGTCAGCTCGCGGGTCAAAATGGAAGAGTCACTGCAAGAGATGGCGGCGGCGGCGGAGCAGGCCAGCCAATCAAAATCGATGTTTTTAGCCACGGTCAGCCATGAGTTGCGCACGCCGCTATATGGGATTATCGGTAACCTCGATTTGTTGCAAACCAAAGAGTTACCTCACGGTGTTGAGCGGCTGGTGACGGCGATGAATAATTCGTCAGGCTTATTACTCAAAATTATCAGCGACATCCTCGATTTTTCTAAAATAGAATCTGAACAACTGAAAATTGAGCCGAGTGAGTTCTCTACCGTGGAGGTGATAACCCATATTACGGCTAACTATTTACCGCTGGTGGTCAAAAAACGCTTAGGTCTCTACTGCTTTATTGAGCCTGATGTGCCACGACAGATGCTCGGCGATCCTGTCCGTTTGCAACAGGTGATTTCTAACCTGTTGAATAATGCTATAAAATTTACAGATACTGGCTGTATTATCTTGCAAGTACGGGTGCGCGGTGATTATCTGGAATTCCGAGTGCGAGATACCGGCGTGGGGATTAATTCACGTGAGATTAACCAGTTATTTGATCCATTCTTCCAGGTTGGAACTGGAGTGCAGCGCCATTTTCAAGGGACGGGGCTAGGCCTGGCTATCTGTGAGAAGTTGGTCAACCTGATGGATGGCGATGTTGAAGTGGTTTCAGAGCTAGGAATGGGCAGTATTTTTGCTATCCGCATTCCATTATATTTTGCCGAAAATGGCAATCGGGCTAAAAATGCCGTGTTACCGCAAAGCGACCGTTGGCAAGGGAAAACCTTGTGGTTGGATATCCGCAATGCGCGGTTGGAAAGCTATTTACTTGATTTATTGCGTCATTTTGGAGCCACGATCCGGCGTTACAGTAATGAACAGACCTTGCAGGATCAAGTGCTGATTTGTGATTACTTACCGCAAATAAACGCACCTCTATCGACGTGGATTCAAATCTCCATTGAGCACATTGGTCTGCCACAAGAGACGCGTCCAGGCTATTGGTTACTGAGCACATCGACCCTACTCGAGATTATCCCGCTATTGGACCAGATATTGCTGGAACAACAATTGGTTGAGTGCGCGCCATTACAGTTGCCAGCACCGAAAGCAAATCAGGATGAGAATGCAGACTTGCAAATTCTGGTTGTGGACGATCATCCCATTAATCGCCGCTTGTTAGCCGATCAGCTCACCACTCTGGGCTACCAAGTGATTACCGCGAATGATGGGTTGGATGCTCTGGCAGTATTGAGTGCCAATAATGTCGATATTGTACTGACTGACGTGAACATGCCAAATATGGATGGTTATCGTCTGACTCAGCGCCTGCGGCAGTTAAACCATCATTTCCCGATCATTGGCGTAACCGCCAATGCATTAGCTGAAGGCAAACAACGCTGTATTGAAGCAGGGATGGATAACTGTTTGTCCAAGCCAGTGACACTGGATACATTGCGCCAGATGTTGGTTTACTATAGTGACAAAGTCCGCCGTTCACGTTAA
- a CDS encoding transcriptional regulator RcsB, giving the protein MNNLNVIIADDHPIVLFGIRKSLEQIEWVNVVGEFEDSTALINSLSKLDANVLITDLSMPGDKYGDGITLIKYIKRHYPDLAIIVLTMNNNPAILSSVLDLDIDGIVLKQGAPADLPKALAALQKGKKFTPESVAKLLEKISANGYGDKRLSPKESEVLRLFAEGFLVTEIARKLNRSIKTISSQKKSAMMKLGVDNDIALLNYLSSVTISQVDKEQ; this is encoded by the coding sequence ATGAACAACCTTAATGTAATTATTGCTGATGACCATCCAATTGTGTTGTTTGGCATCCGAAAGTCGCTTGAGCAAATTGAATGGGTAAACGTTGTCGGGGAGTTTGAAGACTCTACAGCGCTTATTAACAGTTTGTCTAAACTTGATGCCAATGTGCTAATTACCGACCTCTCCATGCCTGGGGATAAGTACGGTGATGGCATCACTCTGATAAAATATATAAAAAGGCATTACCCAGATTTAGCCATAATTGTTCTGACCATGAATAATAATCCCGCTATTCTTAGTTCAGTTTTGGACTTGGATATTGATGGGATAGTATTAAAGCAAGGCGCACCAGCCGACTTGCCTAAGGCATTGGCCGCACTACAAAAAGGGAAGAAATTCACCCCAGAGAGCGTGGCTAAACTGCTAGAGAAAATCAGTGCTAATGGTTACGGTGATAAACGTTTATCACCGAAAGAGAGTGAAGTTTTACGGTTATTTGCTGAAGGTTTCTTAGTGACTGAAATCGCCAGAAAACTCAATCGCAGCATTAAAACCATCAGTAGCCAGAAGAAATCGGCCATGATGAAGCTGGGCGTAGATAATGATATCGCGCTGTTAAACTATCTTTCATCTGTAACCATTAGTCAGGTTGATAAAGAACAATAA